In Rhodopirellula islandica, the sequence GTTTTGCGACGCACCACGGCCACCTCTCCCGACGAAGGCAACGCTGCCGAAGCGGAACTGGAACGCTTGCCATCCACCGTCATTGAAAAACGCCAGCGAGCCATCTGCTGGTACGACCTCGGTTTCGCGGGAACCTTGGCCGCCTCGGACTATCAAGAAATCAACTACGTCACTCTGCCCCAGTTGATCTTGAGGAATCAATTGGAACTGATTCTTCAGTCCGATCAGCAGCAATTGACCTCCGAGGAACAACAAGAAGTCAAGCGTCTCTTTGAGTTGCTGCTTCGCTTGGAACCCATCGACATCCACTCCGCGGAATTGATGCTGCCACGAATCAAGCAGTTGGGCATGACGGAATTGGCCGACGAATGGCTCAACCGAATCGTGGACGCGGGCCAGCAGCACATGCGTCAATTCCCGCTCGATGCGACCGCCGCCAACAATGTGGCTTGGTGTGCCGTTCGCAACCATTCGCGATTGGATGACGCGCTCGATCTGTCACGCCAAGCCGTTGCGATGGAACCGGACAGCGCCGTGTACCGAGACACACTCGCTGAAATCTTGGCTCAAAGGGGCGAAATCACCCAAGCCCTGCAGCTGGAACGAACCAGCCTCTTGGATGATCCGGGCCAATGGCACCTGCACCTGCAAATCGACCGCTTCGAGTCGATGAAGCAAGCTGAGTAGCGCCTCGCTCATCCCGTTGGGAAGCTGCGTCCATTGAGGCCGATGGTCAACGACCAAGTTCCCCCCACAGCCTCGTTTCAGGAGAGGTGCAGCGTACGCTTCCGCCGGATGAGACAGAAATGGAACGTGTCCTTCCTCACTTGCGACCGAACAACCGCCCCATGCCGAACTGGACGACATCCATCATGTCAAAGTCGCCGTCGCCGTCTTGGTCAAACATCCGGCCCAACATGCTTCCACCATCGGCCGATTGCTGAACCGACGCCTTTTCTTGCCGAAGCATGTCACCCAGGCCATCGGGCGACAAACCTTTGGACTTTCGCTGCTGTCCTAGCACGCCCATCAGGACCGGCGCCAACATCATCATCAACTTGGTGGATTGTCCCATCGAAAGTCCGCTCGCGGCGCTCACACCATGTTCGACGCGTTCTTTCTTGTTGCCCAGGATGTGATCCAAGATCGCGCCGCCAGCGGTGGTCTTGGACGTCACGCCCGAATTTTGCGTTGCATCATCGGATCCAAACAATCCGCCTAAATGATCCAGCACCGAACCGTCATGATCACGCTCCAACGCGTGATGCAGTTGAGCCGTTTGAGTGGGATCGTCGGCTTGACGCGTCACCGCGCCCAGCAAGGTTGGCAACGCGGCACTGACCGCATTGCGAACCGCAGACTCATCCGCACCCAGCGATCGACTCAGGCTTGAGATTCGCTCGGGTGTCATTTGTCGACCGACTTGTTCCAACAACTCAGACATAGATCAATCCTCGAGACGGGCTTTCAGAAAAGAATGGGGGGGTGCCTGAACGATTGTATCTTTCGCCACACCACCTTGGCACCCGTCACGATCACCCCATCGCGACTGAATCGATCAAGCGATCCGAACTTCGCCGCACTCTTCGACGATGCCTCGAACGATGGTTCGCAACTTCGGTTCGGCGGCATTTGCTGTCGCAATGATCTCAGACACATCAGCCGGTTTCAGAGCGTCCGGTAAACACATGTCGGTGATCACACTCAATCCAACCACTTTCATTCCGGCGTGCACGGCGACGATCGTTTCCGGAACGGTACTCATTCCAACCACATCGGCACCGATCTGACGGAGGTAGCGATATTCAGCGCGTGTTTCCAAGCATGGTCCCGCCACGGCCACAAAAACACCTTTGTGAGGATAGATATCATTGCGTCGAGCGATGGCCAACGTGCGGTCGATCCAAGTTTGGTCGTAGGGTTCGCACATATCGGGAAAACGTGGCCCCAAGCGGTCGTCGTTGATCCCGATCAAGGGATTGCCGCCCATCAAGTTGATCTGGTCCTCGATCACCATGATGTCGCCGTTGTTGAAATAGGGGTTCATCCCCCCGCAGGCATTGCTGACGACCAGCAACTCGGCTCCCATCGCCTTGAAGACACGCAC encodes:
- a CDS encoding DUF937 domain-containing protein, with protein sequence MSELLEQVGRQMTPERISSLSRSLGADESAVRNAVSAALPTLLGAVTRQADDPTQTAQLHHALERDHDGSVLDHLGGLFGSDDATQNSGVTSKTTAGGAILDHILGNKKERVEHGVSAASGLSMGQSTKLMMMLAPVLMGVLGQQRKSKGLSPDGLGDMLRQEKASVQQSADGGSMLGRMFDQDGDGDFDMMDVVQFGMGRLFGRK
- a CDS encoding purine-nucleoside phosphorylase; amino-acid sequence: MLDLHDKIEEACTEIRRHTRDTPRVGIILGTGLGGLVEDIEVEASLDYSEVPHFLKSTATSHAGRLIIGRMGGVPVLAMEGRFHFYEGYDLKDITLPVRVFKAMGAELLVVSNACGGMNPYFNNGDIMVIEDQINLMGGNPLIGINDDRLGPRFPDMCEPYDQTWIDRTLAIARRNDIYPHKGVFVAVAGPCLETRAEYRYLRQIGADVVGMSTVPETIVAVHAGMKVVGLSVITDMCLPDALKPADVSEIIATANAAEPKLRTIVRGIVEECGEVRIA